The Prevotella sp. E9-3 genome has a window encoding:
- a CDS encoding lysophospholipid acyltransferase family protein → MKKDVLSKVIQLGFFMVKVLSLLPLRVHYLISDMMYFIIYYGAHYRRKVVRNNLTSAFPEKDIKEIKKIERQFYRWFCDYIVETFKMASISREEMARRMVFKGTEEIEKCWAEGQSCGVMLGHYCNWEWVSTLPLALSEKGICAELYHPIENPETNQFFIELRQRFGSVCIPMERALRDIVKYRREGRPLVIGYIADQKPNWRNIHLWMNFLNHNTPMFTGSERIIKRTGQAFFYGDVRRVKRGYYECEFKLIDRHPDNVPDYQLTERYMHELEQTIRRDPALWLWSHDRWSRTKEEFDYRFRVEGEKVFEKVTEEEYAQHMGWRSYWKH, encoded by the coding sequence ATGAAAAAAGATGTTTTGAGTAAAGTTATACAACTAGGCTTCTTTATGGTAAAAGTATTGTCTTTACTGCCATTGAGAGTGCATTATCTTATTTCAGACATGATGTATTTTATCATTTATTATGGAGCGCATTATAGGCGCAAAGTGGTCCGTAATAACCTTACCTCAGCTTTCCCGGAAAAAGATATCAAGGAAATCAAAAAAATAGAGCGTCAGTTCTACCGTTGGTTCTGTGACTATATTGTTGAGACCTTCAAGATGGCTTCTATCAGCCGAGAGGAAATGGCTCGAAGAATGGTTTTCAAAGGAACAGAAGAAATTGAGAAATGCTGGGCAGAAGGACAGTCGTGTGGAGTGATGCTTGGTCACTATTGTAATTGGGAGTGGGTGAGTACCTTGCCCCTTGCCTTGTCGGAAAAAGGAATATGTGCCGAACTTTATCATCCGATAGAAAATCCTGAGACCAACCAGTTCTTCATTGAACTTCGCCAGCGTTTTGGCAGTGTATGTATTCCTATGGAGCGAGCTTTGCGCGATATAGTGAAATACAGACGGGAAGGGCGCCCCTTAGTAATTGGTTATATTGCCGACCAAAAGCCCAACTGGCGCAATATTCACCTGTGGATGAACTTCTTGAATCATAATACCCCAATGTTTACAGGTTCTGAGCGCATCATTAAGCGTACAGGACAGGCCTTCTTCTATGGAGATGTGCGTAGAGTAAAACGTGGTTATTATGAGTGCGAATTCAAACTGATTGATCGCCATCCGGATAATGTCCCCGACTATCAGCTTACCGAACGCTATATGCATGAACTGGAACAGACCATTCGTCGCGATCCTGCCCTTTGGCTGTGGAGTCACGACCGCTGGTCGCGTACCAAAGAAGAGTTTGACTACCGCTTCCGCGTGGAAGGGGAAAAGGTGTTTGAGAAAGTCACGGAGGAAGAGTATGCCCAGCATATGGGGTGGAGAAGCTATTGGAAACATTAA
- a CDS encoding glycosyltransferase gives MEEPRRVLFTMSRFLDGGIDTILIEYLRWFAANEQYEVTLGIAICLDELEVYRSQLPANLKVEYYVKNQWLTYLYKKRVKKTISPLAKAVDEVFLVPIRKRMLSKRLKQSAQEHDVLIDFDCCCYSLLKSVKIKKLAFFHFSFEHFAKQDRRRMKRIGKYLENYDHVVLIAKGMKKEADRMFPAQTNRFKVIYNPKDEDTVLRLAADTPSDEAIKQPFILAIERLTTPKDIPTLLKAFQILRDKYNHQEKLYIIGKGEEEKALRKMAEELCIADDVLFLGFQANPLPWLKASKMLVHSSRFEGLPTVLLEGLFLKKLMVATNCPIGTAEVLADGKAGLLAPVGNARELAVAMHRTLSDAALQKELLDYGQRQRKSFSMDTAGHQLEQLIKDEPCPRILFVISRFLDGGIDSVLIDYLQALSASGKYQITLAIEQDMDKLEVFYANIPKEIVVYHIVENNFLMKWRRRKITQTIPLSRKIYDESVLAPIRRFIIKRNLKRLAAKNDVVIDFDCCSYSLLAGTHTPKLAWFHFSFEEMMHTNKRRMMRISRYLCNYEKVVTISKAMYDEGRRLLPHLTSKLCLIYNAKDREELLARADEIVDNDLLNHPYILAVERLEESQKDLSTLLRAYQILRQQYHHTELLYLLGKGQSEQELKELAESLGIANDVVFLGFHENPYPWMKNARLLAHSAKMEGLPTVLLEGLMLNKLIVSTDCPTGPSEILNKGRAGLLVPVGDAQAMADAIHRLLTDEALQEKILAQLKQHRRHFMYEETERLFDELIFEVLKK, from the coding sequence ATGGAAGAGCCCCGTCGCGTATTGTTCACAATGAGCCGCTTTCTAGATGGTGGTATTGATACAATCCTGATAGAGTATCTGCGGTGGTTTGCCGCTAATGAACAATATGAAGTAACCTTAGGCATCGCTATCTGTTTGGATGAATTGGAGGTTTACCGTAGTCAGTTGCCCGCTAATCTTAAAGTGGAATACTATGTTAAGAACCAGTGGTTGACCTACCTGTATAAAAAGCGAGTCAAGAAAACCATTTCTCCACTTGCCAAGGCTGTTGATGAGGTGTTCTTGGTACCCATACGCAAAAGGATGCTGAGCAAAAGACTCAAACAGAGTGCTCAAGAGCATGATGTACTTATCGACTTCGATTGCTGCTGCTATTCGCTGCTGAAGTCGGTGAAAATCAAGAAACTCGCTTTTTTCCATTTCAGTTTTGAGCATTTCGCTAAGCAAGACCGTCGGCGAATGAAACGCATTGGTAAGTATCTGGAAAACTATGACCATGTGGTACTGATTGCTAAAGGCATGAAGAAAGAAGCCGACAGAATGTTTCCTGCACAGACCAATAGATTTAAGGTTATCTACAATCCGAAGGATGAAGATACCGTTCTGCGCCTTGCTGCCGATACCCCCTCTGACGAAGCAATCAAACAGCCTTTTATTCTTGCCATTGAGCGCTTGACCACTCCAAAGGATATACCGACACTCTTGAAAGCGTTTCAGATACTCCGTGATAAGTATAATCATCAGGAGAAACTGTATATTATAGGAAAGGGAGAAGAGGAAAAAGCTCTTCGTAAAATGGCCGAAGAACTATGCATTGCCGATGATGTGTTGTTTCTCGGTTTCCAAGCCAATCCGTTACCGTGGCTGAAGGCCAGCAAGATGCTGGTGCATAGTTCGCGATTTGAAGGACTGCCTACAGTACTGCTTGAAGGTCTGTTCTTGAAAAAGCTGATGGTTGCGACAAATTGCCCGATAGGAACTGCTGAGGTTTTAGCCGATGGAAAGGCCGGATTGTTAGCTCCGGTAGGCAATGCTCGGGAATTGGCTGTTGCCATGCATCGAACCCTTTCTGATGCTGCATTGCAGAAAGAATTACTTGACTATGGACAGAGACAGAGAAAGTCGTTCTCTATGGATACCGCAGGGCACCAGTTGGAACAGCTTATAAAGGATGAGCCCTGTCCACGAATACTCTTTGTCATCAGTCGTTTTCTTGATGGAGGCATTGATTCCGTGTTAATAGACTATCTTCAGGCGTTGTCGGCCAGTGGAAAGTATCAGATTACACTGGCTATCGAGCAGGATATGGACAAACTTGAGGTGTTTTATGCTAATATTCCTAAGGAGATAGTTGTGTACCACATTGTGGAGAATAATTTCCTAATGAAATGGAGACGGCGTAAGATAACTCAGACAATACCATTGTCGAGGAAAATCTATGATGAGAGCGTGCTGGCTCCTATCCGACGTTTTATTATAAAGAGAAACTTAAAACGTCTGGCTGCCAAGAATGATGTGGTTATCGACTTTGACTGCTGTTCCTATTCATTGCTGGCTGGAACACATACGCCAAAGTTGGCCTGGTTCCATTTCAGTTTTGAAGAGATGATGCATACCAACAAACGGCGCATGATGAGAATAAGTCGCTATCTTTGTAATTACGAGAAAGTGGTGACTATCAGTAAGGCCATGTATGATGAAGGCAGAAGGTTGCTTCCGCATCTGACCAGTAAGTTATGTCTTATCTATAATGCCAAGGACCGAGAAGAACTCCTTGCACGTGCTGACGAGATTGTTGACAACGATCTGCTCAACCATCCATATATTCTGGCTGTAGAACGACTGGAAGAGAGTCAGAAAGACCTCTCTACATTGCTGCGCGCTTATCAGATTCTAAGACAACAATATCACCATACGGAACTTCTTTATCTGCTCGGAAAAGGACAGTCCGAACAGGAACTGAAAGAACTCGCCGAATCACTGGGCATAGCCAATGATGTAGTGTTCCTGGGATTCCATGAAAATCCATATCCGTGGATGAAGAATGCCCGTTTGTTAGCCCATAGTGCCAAGATGGAAGGTCTGCCCACGGTATTGTTGGAAGGACTTATGCTCAACAAGCTGATAGTCTCTACTGATTGCCCTACGGGACCAAGTGAGATTCTCAATAAGGGCAGGGCAGGGCTTCTTGTGCCTGTTGGCGATGCACAGGCAATGGCAGATGCTATTCATAGACTGTTGACAGATGAGGCTTTGCAGGAAAAGATCTTAGCGCAACTGAAGCAACACAGACGCCATTTTATGTACGAAGAAACCGAACGGTTGTTTGATGAATTGATATTTGAAGTATTGAAGAAATGA
- a CDS encoding glycosyltransferase family A protein: MNEPLVSVIVPNYSHAPYLRERIDSILNQTFQDFELILLDDCSPDNSREIINSYKDNPHVSHIVLNEENTGNTFVQWERGIKLAQGKYIWIAESDDVAKPNLLETLINELRATPGAVVAFTHSQMIDSNSQPMTLTWHPKGSSGKVEVYGGQWFLRHKMLVKNHIYNASMVVFKKSAYSKMPNKYQQYRYCGDWMFWNYLCAQGQVIEVCRQLNLYRQHERKVTVDSQKDGRKWRDIAGVLLDLSEMMKLNKFQRRCLRGRWTKRLNKEDNNHELDCLRTEFRFLFGGTAVDMTLYEIGKLLGFLKAM; encoded by the coding sequence ATGAACGAACCCTTAGTCAGTGTCATAGTACCCAACTACAGCCATGCTCCCTATTTGCGTGAGCGTATAGACAGCATTCTGAATCAGACGTTTCAGGACTTTGAGTTGATATTGCTTGATGACTGTTCGCCCGACAATAGTCGTGAGATTATCAACAGCTACAAGGATAATCCCCACGTGAGTCATATTGTACTGAACGAGGAGAACACTGGTAATACTTTTGTCCAATGGGAAAGAGGAATTAAGCTGGCGCAGGGTAAGTATATCTGGATCGCTGAGAGCGACGATGTGGCAAAGCCTAATTTGTTGGAGACTCTTATAAATGAATTGCGAGCTACTCCTGGAGCTGTAGTTGCTTTCACCCATTCTCAGATGATTGATAGTAATAGTCAGCCAATGACTCTTACCTGGCATCCTAAGGGAAGCTCAGGTAAAGTAGAGGTGTATGGCGGACAATGGTTCTTGAGACATAAAATGCTTGTAAAAAACCATATTTATAATGCCAGTATGGTTGTATTCAAGAAATCTGCTTATTCTAAGATGCCGAATAAGTATCAGCAATATCGGTACTGTGGGGATTGGATGTTTTGGAACTATTTGTGTGCTCAAGGACAAGTGATTGAAGTTTGCAGACAGTTGAATTTATATCGTCAGCATGAGCGTAAGGTAACAGTGGATTCTCAAAAAGATGGCCGTAAGTGGCGTGATATTGCTGGTGTCCTTTTAGACCTGTCGGAAATGATGAAATTGAATAAATTCCAACGTCGCTGTTTACGAGGTAGATGGACCAAGCGTCTGAATAAGGAGGACAATAATCATGAATTAGATTGTCTGAGAACGGAATTTCGATTCCTTTTTGGTGGCACTGCTGTTGACATGACGCTATATGAAATAGGAAAGCTATTGGGATTCCTTAAAGCTATGTAA
- a CDS encoding glycosyltransferase, translating to MKVKSPINHYLKHGYRLGYDPSEKFSTSRYLETYPEVKEEMINPLVHYLKKGKKMGYQIFAHITEEEKDSKWLEEKKPFLSIIVPNYNHQAFLQKRLDTIYNQNYKNYEVILLDDLSTDDSVTILREYAEKYSDRTKLILNETNSGSPFAQWKKGISEAKGDFIWIAESDDWCDLDFTEKLLPKFSDESVMLSFSRTDFMTNDTKTWTIEEYLHDIGGKKYDHSHKISAHECVKNYFSKKNIIPNVSSCIFRRPLDFPLFNDNQWNHMKVCGDWIFYLYLIRGGYIYYTTKTTNYYRQHQSNTSVGLHSKDLYYQEHQIVRKYLAKLYNIDSEGLNWMVSHLRNFWKQNRNDYSDEIFNQIFCNEEIIEEKSNRLPNLAICCYAFSTGGGEKVPIDQANALKEAGLAITFIDCSGTTRNEAIRKKLRNDIPVISIGWDFSIIKHLFKELGIEYAHTHHASVDCGIAENKPDHVKQIVTLHGMYETIPERYLKVQIPMLLKKVHQWLYIAEKNLSIMVEYGANRDMFKKVFNAVPSTPIEKTRKEIIKECGFRDDSIIAAIASRALPEKGWKSAYESIQRTRKATGKDICVIFIGDGPLYESMKKDKNEWAYFAGYSNDVTSFFNAADFVLLPSTYSGESFPLCILEAFQVGKPVIATNIGEIPNMVETTDGNAGIIIPINNNEADPESLDSAIKEYSEKNTIYKDACHCATIAAEKYSMHNLTNLLIKYYKE from the coding sequence ATGAAGGTAAAATCGCCCATTAACCACTACCTGAAACATGGATACAGATTAGGATACGATCCTTCGGAGAAATTTTCGACATCTCGATATTTAGAAACTTATCCGGAAGTTAAAGAAGAGATGATAAACCCATTGGTGCACTATTTGAAAAAAGGAAAGAAAATGGGATATCAAATCTTTGCGCATATTACTGAAGAAGAAAAGGACAGTAAATGGCTTGAAGAAAAGAAACCATTCTTAAGCATCATCGTCCCCAATTATAACCACCAAGCTTTCCTTCAGAAGAGACTAGACACTATTTACAATCAGAATTATAAAAACTATGAAGTTATCCTACTTGATGACCTTTCGACCGATGATAGCGTAACTATCTTAAGAGAATATGCAGAAAAATATTCAGATAGAACAAAACTCATACTAAACGAGACCAACTCTGGTTCTCCCTTTGCTCAATGGAAAAAAGGTATTAGCGAAGCAAAAGGAGATTTCATTTGGATAGCCGAAAGTGACGATTGGTGCGATTTGGATTTTACAGAAAAATTGCTTCCTAAATTCAGTGATGAATCAGTGATGCTTTCTTTCTCGCGAACTGATTTTATGACGAATGACACTAAAACATGGACAATAGAAGAATACCTTCACGACATTGGAGGCAAGAAATATGATCATTCTCATAAGATTTCCGCGCATGAATGCGTAAAGAATTACTTTTCGAAGAAGAACATCATTCCAAATGTCAGCAGTTGTATTTTCCGTCGTCCTTTAGACTTTCCCCTTTTCAACGATAATCAATGGAACCACATGAAGGTATGTGGCGACTGGATATTCTATTTATATCTTATCCGTGGCGGTTATATCTATTATACGACAAAAACCACCAACTATTATCGTCAGCATCAGTCGAACACTTCTGTCGGATTACATTCTAAAGACTTGTACTATCAAGAGCACCAGATTGTTAGGAAATACCTTGCAAAATTATATAATATCGATTCTGAAGGACTCAATTGGATGGTATCTCATCTACGGAATTTTTGGAAACAGAATCGTAATGATTATTCCGATGAAATATTTAATCAAATATTTTGTAATGAAGAAATAATCGAAGAAAAAAGTAATCGCTTACCAAATCTTGCCATCTGTTGTTATGCATTCTCAACAGGTGGTGGAGAAAAAGTGCCCATCGACCAAGCCAATGCTTTGAAAGAAGCTGGTTTAGCAATCACTTTTATTGACTGTAGTGGAACTACCCGCAATGAAGCTATCCGAAAGAAACTGAGAAATGATATTCCTGTTATTTCTATCGGATGGGATTTCAGTATTATAAAGCATCTTTTCAAGGAGCTTGGTATTGAATATGCACACACCCACCATGCAAGTGTCGATTGCGGAATTGCTGAGAACAAGCCCGACCATGTCAAACAAATCGTTACCTTACACGGCATGTATGAAACTATACCTGAACGCTATCTTAAGGTGCAAATTCCTATGCTATTGAAAAAAGTGCACCAATGGCTTTACATTGCTGAAAAGAATCTATCCATTATGGTTGAATATGGTGCTAACAGAGATATGTTCAAAAAGGTATTCAATGCCGTTCCAAGCACTCCTATAGAGAAGACACGCAAGGAAATCATCAAGGAATGTGGTTTCAGGGATGATTCTATTATAGCAGCGATTGCTAGTCGTGCGTTACCAGAAAAAGGATGGAAATCAGCTTATGAGTCTATTCAAAGGACACGAAAAGCTACAGGCAAAGATATATGTGTCATTTTCATCGGCGATGGTCCTCTATATGAATCTATGAAAAAAGACAAAAATGAATGGGCTTATTTCGCTGGTTATTCTAATGATGTTACATCATTCTTTAACGCAGCCGACTTTGTCCTATTACCATCCACCTACTCAGGAGAAAGTTTTCCATTATGCATCCTTGAGGCCTTTCAAGTTGGAAAGCCAGTAATTGCCACAAATATTGGCGAAATACCAAATATGGTAGAGACCACTGACGGAAATGCTGGTATTATTATTCCAATTAATAATAATGAAGCTGATCCTGAATCATTGGATTCGGCTATCAAAGAATACTCTGAAAAGAATACTATATATAAAGATGCATGTCACTGTGCAACCATAGCAGCAGAAAAATATTCAATGCATAACTTAACAAATCTTCTTATAAAGTATTATAAAGAATAA
- a CDS encoding glycosyltransferase translates to MISVIIPIYKVEEYLDQCVSSVINQTYTDLEVILVDDGSPDHCPKMCDEWATKDSRIKVIHKKNGGLSDARNAGLEVATGEYFAFLDSDDYIEPEMYHTLYDIIKQDDTLGIASCLFYTDTDGKIDIMDKKWDFTNNVIVKGDDFGRNKILQETPHPVWNKLYRADLFQSVRFRVGRVNEDMLFMYDLAKIMKSKQLNEFIIPKYLLYYRIRNNSICRNDESFFQLSIIDNLQLLMNESLHDNSGLHDILYLQYKQELYTLVHLLRTDPSNRKYSIRGDIFFDCVQLHQLDIEHLLRVCANQEQQLKEIKDIAIIKPILSICKKIKKLKKHF, encoded by the coding sequence ATGATTTCTGTCATTATACCAATTTACAAAGTTGAAGAGTACTTAGATCAGTGCGTTTCCTCTGTTATTAATCAGACCTATACTGATCTTGAAGTCATTCTTGTAGATGATGGCTCTCCTGATCATTGTCCAAAAATGTGTGACGAATGGGCTACAAAAGACTCAAGGATTAAAGTAATCCATAAAAAGAATGGAGGCTTAAGTGATGCGAGAAATGCAGGATTGGAGGTTGCAACTGGAGAGTATTTTGCTTTTTTAGACAGTGATGACTACATTGAACCTGAGATGTATCATACTTTATACGATATCATCAAACAAGATGACACTCTTGGTATCGCTTCCTGTCTCTTTTATACTGATACCGATGGAAAAATTGATATCATGGACAAGAAATGGGATTTTACGAACAATGTCATTGTCAAAGGTGATGATTTTGGAAGGAATAAAATTCTTCAAGAAACGCCACACCCAGTTTGGAATAAACTATACCGAGCTGATTTATTCCAAAGCGTGCGATTTCGTGTTGGAAGAGTGAACGAGGATATGCTGTTCATGTACGATCTTGCAAAAATCATGAAATCTAAACAATTAAACGAATTCATTATTCCAAAATATCTGCTATATTACAGAATACGCAACAATAGTATTTGCCGAAACGATGAGAGTTTTTTCCAATTATCCATTATTGATAATTTGCAGTTACTAATGAATGAAAGTCTCCATGACAATAGCGGACTGCATGACATTCTATATCTTCAATACAAACAAGAACTTTACACTCTTGTTCATCTCTTGCGAACAGATCCTTCCAATAGAAAATACTCTATAAGAGGTGATATCTTTTTTGACTGTGTACAACTACACCAATTAGACATTGAACATCTCCTAAGAGTCTGCGCTAACCAAGAACAGCAGCTAAAAGAAATAAAGGATATTGCTATAATCAAGCCAATTTTAAGCATTTGTAAAAAAATCAAGAAATTAAAGAAACATTTCTGA
- a CDS encoding polysaccharide pyruvyl transferase family protein, whose protein sequence is MTEQIVRIKELRDKIKESISPLIDNDYIFIELPFYINPGDALIWKGTETFLSELPYKCLHRAAFSTFDFIDIPKDTIIVMQGGGNFGNLYRSNQDFRLAVIEKYPDNKIIILPQTVFYKDTSLLRKDVLSMRKHKHLIICARDYYSYDFLRRFRFSGNIMLVPDMAFYCDLDFIHSLSVGIAKERLIFKRIDDEYKQSQTLDTIINQSTPVSTDISDWEIIEHPNDTTERLREMILGNSPHSSINEYALDTLLPYMIETGIKQISSYNEIITTRLHAAILALLLGKKITILDNSYGKNSHFYDTWLQDTCDITCIKEKIYHDWKRTLQFGFIQTILRLNIA, encoded by the coding sequence ATGACAGAACAAATTGTGAGAATAAAGGAGCTACGAGACAAAATAAAGGAAAGCATCTCACCGCTCATTGACAATGACTATATTTTCATTGAGCTTCCATTTTACATCAATCCTGGCGATGCACTCATTTGGAAAGGAACAGAAACTTTTTTAAGTGAACTTCCATACAAATGTCTTCACAGAGCAGCTTTCTCCACATTCGATTTCATTGATATACCAAAGGATACTATTATTGTCATGCAAGGTGGAGGCAATTTTGGAAATCTATACAGATCAAACCAAGACTTCCGTCTTGCTGTGATAGAAAAATATCCTGACAACAAAATCATTATCCTTCCTCAAACTGTCTTCTATAAGGATACATCATTACTTCGAAAGGATGTATTATCTATGCGCAAGCATAAGCATTTAATCATTTGCGCCAGAGATTATTATAGCTACGATTTCCTTCGACGTTTTCGCTTTTCGGGAAATATTATGCTTGTTCCCGATATGGCATTCTATTGCGACCTTGATTTCATACACTCATTGAGCGTAGGAATAGCAAAAGAGAGGCTCATCTTCAAGAGGATTGACGATGAATACAAACAATCACAGACATTAGATACAATTATTAACCAATCAACGCCCGTCTCCACTGATATCTCAGACTGGGAAATCATAGAACACCCAAACGATACTACCGAGCGATTGCGCGAGATGATTTTGGGAAACTCACCTCACAGTTCAATTAATGAGTATGCCTTAGACACTTTGTTGCCATACATGATTGAGACAGGAATCAAGCAAATCAGTTCTTACAACGAAATAATAACAACAAGACTTCATGCCGCCATTTTAGCTCTATTATTAGGAAAGAAAATAACTATTCTCGACAATAGCTATGGTAAGAATTCTCATTTTTATGACACATGGCTGCAAGACACTTGCGATATAACCTGTATCAAAGAAAAGATATACCATGATTGGAAAAGAACGCTACAGTTTGGCTTCATTCAAACCATATTAAGATTAAATATAGCATGA
- a CDS encoding phosphoethanolamine transferase, whose amino-acid sequence MKQAFTSIDFMTAYIGKGVNVILYPIKRNKFLFVFSWLMSITISIIANLNGIDNSIFSTCLLSIFDCYLFCLCAFLLSFLKLRWLSILIISLLLYSESFVVFFNHSLFNRYTIQLILETDTREGPQFIQSVLLSSESVITFSIFFFIIFLSLLITRASQKSFPYKSLWAFVFLPFLVWSGIRQYDSYKKVSNCFQAKYSIECEEEENMPELTTPLNRILYGIAYNSVLSGAELKTLNISVENSVVDSCSFKCPLIVVVIGESYSKHHSYLYNKSEVMNTPRLQERVDSKNLILYNNVISPFNHTHIVFRHMFSTWDDTCNDYWFNHTLFSAVFKKAGYNVFFITNQFTSKSTDKYNILAGTLFNHFRLSELQFTSRNEHEHQYDLELLGDIPSMDLLISKPTLLLVHLLGQHVPYSERYPKDFEHFKPEQVHTKYGGPKERKIAADYMNATYYNDFVVDSLFSMFNKLDMVALYFSDHGEELFDWRNKYMRTDEEKILPEIARYQYEVPFMFYMTDTFKDKHKDIAEEIKSSSTKPFTLTDLPNLLFHLGGIRIKDYHEDKDLLSPHYNCSRKRLIHKGVDYDQLIKVKN is encoded by the coding sequence ATGAAACAAGCCTTCACTTCAATAGACTTTATGACGGCTTATATTGGCAAAGGTGTCAATGTTATTTTATATCCTATCAAGAGAAATAAATTCCTATTTGTTTTTTCTTGGCTGATGAGTATAACGATATCTATTATCGCCAACTTAAATGGGATAGATAACAGCATTTTTTCAACATGCTTACTTTCCATTTTTGACTGTTATCTATTCTGTTTGTGCGCTTTTCTATTAAGCTTTCTCAAATTGAGATGGCTTTCCATTTTAATTATTTCCTTATTACTTTATTCTGAGTCTTTTGTCGTCTTTTTTAATCATTCACTATTCAATCGATATACAATCCAACTGATTTTGGAAACAGACACAAGAGAGGGACCACAATTCATCCAATCTGTCTTATTATCGTCAGAATCTGTTATAACTTTCTCCATTTTTTTCTTCATCATATTTCTTTCTTTACTAATTACAAGAGCTTCCCAAAAAAGTTTTCCTTACAAGTCTTTATGGGCTTTTGTTTTTCTTCCTTTTTTAGTGTGGTCAGGAATCAGACAATATGATTCATACAAAAAAGTAAGTAATTGTTTTCAGGCCAAATATAGTATAGAATGTGAAGAAGAAGAAAACATGCCAGAACTTACAACCCCTTTAAATCGAATATTGTATGGCATTGCTTATAATAGCGTTCTTTCAGGAGCTGAATTAAAGACATTAAATATATCGGTCGAAAACTCTGTTGTCGATAGTTGTTCTTTTAAGTGCCCTCTCATTGTAGTTGTTATTGGAGAATCCTATAGCAAGCATCACAGTTACCTCTATAATAAAAGTGAAGTAATGAACACGCCACGGTTGCAAGAAAGAGTTGACAGCAAGAACTTGATTCTATACAATAATGTCATTTCTCCCTTCAATCATACACATATTGTATTTAGACATATGTTTTCCACTTGGGATGATACCTGTAATGATTATTGGTTTAATCACACACTTTTCAGTGCTGTATTTAAAAAAGCTGGATATAATGTATTCTTCATTACAAATCAGTTTACATCTAAATCAACAGATAAATACAACATTCTTGCAGGAACGTTATTCAATCATTTTCGGCTCTCAGAATTGCAATTCACTTCAAGAAACGAACATGAGCATCAGTATGATCTGGAATTATTAGGTGACATTCCCTCTATGGATCTTCTGATTTCAAAACCGACTTTGTTACTAGTCCATTTACTTGGACAACATGTTCCCTATTCAGAGCGATACCCAAAAGATTTCGAACATTTTAAACCAGAACAGGTACATACAAAATATGGAGGGCCTAAAGAACGAAAAATAGCTGCAGACTACATGAATGCAACATACTATAATGATTTTGTCGTAGATTCTCTTTTCTCTATGTTCAATAAGCTGGACATGGTAGCACTTTATTTCTCCGACCATGGAGAAGAGCTTTTTGATTGGCGAAACAAATATATGCGAACAGACGAGGAAAAGATACTGCCAGAAATTGCACGTTATCAATATGAAGTCCCATTCATGTTTTATATGACTGATACTTTCAAGGATAAGCATAAGGATATAGCTGAAGAAATAAAATCCTCATCAACAAAACCATTCACACTTACCGACCTACCAAATCTACTCTTTCATTTAGGCGGTATCCGAATAAAAGATTATCATGAAGACAAGGACTTGTTATCTCCCCATTATAATTGCTCACGTAAGCGTTTAATACATAAAGGAGTTGACTACGACCAGCTAATAAAAGTAAAGAATTAA
- a CDS encoding PD-(D/E)XK nuclease domain-containing protein, with protein sequence MVTKTQDYIYILEFKLNQSADIALQQIEEKEYALPFAADSRKLFKIGANFNLEKRCIDEWKLL encoded by the coding sequence ATGGTCACCAAGACCCAAGACTACATTTACATTCTTGAGTTCAAACTCAACCAGTCTGCAGACATTGCCCTTCAACAGATCGAAGAGAAAGAATACGCCCTTCCCTTCGCAGCAGACTCACGTAAACTCTTCAAGATTGGCGCCAACTTCAACCTTGAAAAAAGGTGTATAGATGAATGGAAGTTATTATAA